The following proteins are co-located in the Mycolicibacterium goodii genome:
- a CDS encoding AMP-binding protein has translation MKSYDAGPTDAPILEETIGANFERIAATYPDNEALVEVATGRRWTYAELNDEIDATARGLMALGVDKGDRVGIWAPNCAEWIMTQFAAAKVGAILVNINPAYRTHEVSYVLRQSQVHTLVAASSFKTSDYAAMIAEVRPECPDLRDVVFCDNDDWDRLRANQVDDAHLRGRMAGLANTDPINIQYTSGTTGFPKGATLSHRNILNNGFFVTELIALGSEDRLCIVPPFYHCFGMVMGTLGAVSHGATIVIPAPGFDPGITLSAVQAEKCTGLYGVPTMFIAMLGHPEFANFDLSSLRTGIMAGSVCPIEVMKRVVADMHMAEVAICYGMTETSPVSCQTLIDDDLERRTATIGRAHPHVEIKIIDPGTGETVQRGQPGEFCTRGYSVMLGYWDEEEKTREAIDADGWMHTGDLAVMREDGYCTIVGRIKDMVIRGGENVYPREIEEFLYTHPDIDDAQVIGVPDERYGEEICAWIRMKPGRAPLDADKLREFASGQLAHYKIPRYVHIVDEFPMTVTGKIRKVQMREETVELLGLKAP, from the coding sequence ATGAAGTCATACGACGCCGGGCCGACCGACGCGCCGATTCTCGAAGAAACCATCGGGGCCAACTTCGAGCGCATCGCGGCCACCTATCCGGACAACGAGGCGCTGGTCGAGGTGGCCACCGGCCGACGCTGGACCTACGCCGAGCTGAACGACGAAATCGATGCGACCGCACGGGGTTTGATGGCTCTGGGGGTCGACAAGGGCGATCGCGTCGGCATCTGGGCGCCCAACTGCGCCGAGTGGATCATGACACAGTTCGCGGCGGCCAAGGTCGGGGCCATCCTGGTCAACATCAACCCGGCCTACCGCACGCACGAGGTCTCGTACGTGCTGCGGCAGTCGCAGGTGCACACCCTGGTCGCGGCGTCGTCGTTCAAGACGTCCGACTACGCCGCGATGATCGCCGAGGTGCGTCCCGAGTGCCCCGATCTGCGCGATGTGGTGTTCTGCGACAACGACGACTGGGATCGTTTGCGGGCCAATCAGGTCGACGACGCGCACCTGCGCGGGCGGATGGCCGGGCTGGCCAACACCGACCCGATCAACATCCAGTACACCTCGGGCACAACGGGTTTCCCCAAGGGTGCGACGCTGTCGCACCGCAACATCCTCAACAACGGGTTCTTCGTCACCGAACTCATCGCGCTGGGGTCCGAGGACCGGCTGTGCATCGTGCCGCCGTTCTACCACTGCTTCGGCATGGTGATGGGTACCCTCGGCGCGGTGTCGCACGGCGCGACGATCGTGATCCCGGCGCCCGGTTTCGATCCCGGGATCACGCTTTCGGCGGTGCAAGCCGAGAAGTGCACGGGCCTGTACGGGGTGCCGACGATGTTCATCGCGATGCTCGGCCATCCCGAGTTCGCGAACTTCGACCTGTCGTCGCTGCGCACCGGCATCATGGCCGGATCGGTGTGCCCGATCGAGGTGATGAAACGTGTTGTGGCAGATATGCACATGGCCGAGGTAGCGATCTGCTACGGCATGACCGAGACGTCCCCGGTGTCGTGTCAGACGCTCATCGACGACGATCTGGAACGGCGCACCGCCACCATCGGCCGCGCCCACCCGCACGTCGAGATCAAGATCATCGATCCCGGCACGGGGGAGACCGTGCAGCGCGGTCAGCCCGGTGAATTCTGCACCCGCGGTTACTCGGTGATGCTCGGCTACTGGGACGAAGAGGAGAAGACCCGCGAGGCCATCGACGCCGACGGGTGGATGCACACCGGGGATCTGGCGGTGATGCGCGAGGACGGGTACTGCACCATCGTCGGCCGCATCAAGGACATGGTGATCCGCGGCGGCGAGAACGTCTACCCGCGCGAGATCGAGGAATTCCTCTACACCCATCCCGACATCGACGACGCGCAGGTGATCGGTGTGCCCGACGAGCGGTACGGCGAGGAGATCTGCGCGTGGATCCGGATGAAACCGGGCCGCGCACCGCTCGACGCCGACAAGCTGCGCGAGTTCGCCAGCGGTCAACTCGCGCACTACAAGATCCCGCGCTACGTGCACATCGTCGACGAGTTCCCCATGACCGTCACCGGCAAGATCCGCAAGGTCCAGATGCGCGAGGAGACCGTCGAACTGCTCGGCCTGAAAGCGCCGTGA
- a CDS encoding IclR family transcriptional regulator: MSPADGALSGRQPKAVQSALQVLEAVALAGVGVTAKEIAERLSMPSATTYRLLNLLVADGYIVRLPDLSGFSLGPRMGVLIDAAVTPNVCTAAREQLAELRLSVRFGVHLFYYTNTSVRIADPDTEYPPPAEESVLNHHLYACAVGKLLLAEKRDPDELLCYPLGALTDHTVTARSALIAQLEEIREHRYATQTGELRDGSACVAVPVRSPAGSLVAAVAMSGRAEQAELLRRQVPTLADSAVKLSPLLA; this comes from the coding sequence ATGAGTCCGGCGGACGGCGCGCTCTCCGGGCGCCAACCCAAGGCGGTGCAGAGTGCCCTGCAGGTGCTCGAGGCCGTGGCGCTCGCGGGTGTCGGGGTGACCGCCAAGGAGATCGCCGAGCGGCTGTCGATGCCGTCGGCCACCACCTACCGGTTGCTGAATCTCCTTGTCGCCGACGGCTACATCGTGCGGCTGCCCGATCTGTCGGGATTCTCCCTCGGGCCGCGTATGGGTGTGCTGATCGATGCCGCGGTGACGCCGAACGTGTGCACCGCGGCGCGTGAGCAACTCGCCGAGCTGCGTCTGTCCGTGCGGTTCGGCGTGCACCTGTTCTACTACACCAACACGTCGGTGCGCATCGCCGACCCGGACACCGAATATCCGCCGCCCGCAGAGGAATCGGTGCTCAACCATCACCTCTATGCGTGCGCGGTGGGTAAGCTGCTGCTGGCCGAGAAGCGCGATCCCGACGAACTGCTGTGCTATCCCCTCGGCGCGCTGACCGACCACACCGTGACCGCACGCTCGGCGCTCATCGCGCAGTTGGAGGAGATCCGCGAGCACCGGTATGCGACCCAGACCGGCGAACTGCGCGACGGATCCGCGTGTGTCGCGGTGCCGGTGCGTTCACCGGCCGGGTCGCTCGTGGCGGCCGTGGCGATGTCCGGCCGCGCCGAGCAGGCCGAGTTGTTGCGGCGTCAGGTCCCGACGCTGGCCGACTCCGCGGTGAAGCTGAGTCCGTTGCTGGCGTGA
- a CDS encoding APC family permease — protein sequence MEDRRGMRSRSPVWGLRRGQLSFAQVLGQSVSAVAPSAVMVTLPALVLPAAGPATLGVFVVTALLMAAVGYCATQFSTRMVAVSGVYSYTVKGLGPVPGIAAGWSVIIGYAGAAMASTLGAATYLTALLSRLGVPDDPLTATLLAVLVGVVALALMVRGIRLSARIMLTVEVFAIVAASAVLIIAFTRSVTGGHDPPEVAATEPHSALGFALLLAISSYVGFESAGTVAREARRPFVTVTRAIRWTPLALGVLYTFAAAMQSASGIRASIGSIPVVLMPESAGAGSTALSIVMELGITASWFACVIGSTTALSRTLFAMGREGVVSHRVGHAHRVFRTPHIALCAAVPLIVAVPICYLWIAGSTREVLIGLLAVSAHGYIGAYLLVCLATPAFLRRIGELTVAPLAVGLASAAMMTAIIAWAAFTVESPVWIATAVYAGLLATGFGVFALRRRTIPDLAHRVGVFDETVAGDVFADYNPWEVRR from the coding sequence ATGGAGGACAGACGCGGCATGCGGAGCCGCTCACCGGTCTGGGGCCTGAGGCGCGGGCAGCTGTCGTTCGCCCAGGTGCTGGGACAGTCCGTCTCCGCCGTCGCACCGTCGGCGGTGATGGTGACGCTACCCGCGCTGGTGCTGCCCGCCGCGGGCCCCGCCACGCTGGGTGTGTTCGTGGTGACCGCGCTGTTGATGGCCGCGGTCGGTTACTGCGCCACCCAGTTCTCCACCCGCATGGTCGCCGTCAGCGGGGTGTACAGCTACACCGTCAAGGGTCTTGGCCCCGTCCCCGGCATCGCCGCAGGCTGGTCGGTGATCATCGGTTACGCGGGCGCGGCGATGGCCAGCACGCTGGGTGCGGCGACCTACCTGACCGCGTTGCTCAGCCGGCTCGGGGTACCCGACGATCCGCTCACGGCAACGCTGTTGGCGGTTCTGGTGGGCGTGGTGGCCCTGGCGCTGATGGTGCGCGGCATCCGGCTGTCGGCCCGGATCATGCTGACGGTCGAAGTTTTCGCGATCGTCGCCGCCTCGGCGGTGCTGATCATCGCGTTCACCAGGTCGGTCACCGGTGGCCACGATCCCCCCGAAGTCGCTGCCACCGAACCGCATTCGGCACTCGGTTTCGCCCTGCTGCTGGCCATCAGTTCCTACGTGGGCTTCGAGAGCGCGGGCACGGTGGCACGCGAGGCCCGCCGCCCCTTCGTCACGGTGACGCGGGCCATCCGGTGGACCCCGCTGGCCCTCGGCGTGCTGTACACGTTCGCCGCGGCCATGCAGTCCGCGAGCGGCATCCGGGCCAGCATCGGCTCGATCCCGGTCGTGCTGATGCCCGAATCGGCGGGCGCCGGGTCGACCGCACTGTCCATCGTGATGGAACTCGGCATCACCGCATCCTGGTTCGCCTGCGTGATCGGTTCCACCACGGCCCTGTCGCGCACCCTGTTCGCGATGGGCCGCGAAGGTGTCGTGTCCCACCGGGTCGGCCACGCGCACCGGGTTTTCCGCACCCCGCACATCGCGCTGTGCGCCGCCGTCCCGCTCATCGTCGCGGTGCCGATCTGCTATCTGTGGATCGCCGGGTCCACCAGGGAGGTGCTCATCGGGCTGCTCGCGGTGTCGGCGCACGGCTACATCGGCGCCTATCTGCTGGTGTGCCTGGCCACCCCGGCGTTTCTGCGCCGCATCGGCGAACTCACCGTCGCGCCGCTCGCGGTGGGACTGGCGAGCGCGGCCATGATGACCGCGATCATCGCGTGGGCCGCGTTCACCGTGGAATCACCGGTGTGGATCGCCACCGCCGTCTACGCTGGTCTGTTGGCAACGGGCTTCGGGGTTTTCGCGCTGCGGCGCCGCACGATTCCCGACCTCGCCCATCGTGTCGGCGTGTTCGACGAGACCGTCGCCGGTGACGTGTTCGCCGATTACAACCCGTGGGAGGTGCGCCGATGA
- a CDS encoding aldehyde dehydrogenase family protein, with protein sequence MTSVLSQELDPRTVDFTSRPRQMLIDGQWVEAASGRRFDTVDPATEQVITSVPHSGPEDVERAVAAARRAFDNGPWPALTPAARQRLLWRIAEGISARADQFAELETLDNGKSVAVARAVDVTWAAEIFYYYAGWATKIEGRTIPVSVPWAPGNRFHAFTLREPVGVCAQIIPWNFPLVMAAFKVAPALACGNTVILKPAEQTPLTALLLAEVIAESGVPAGVVNVLTGFGDIGAALSSHDGVDKVAFTGSTEVGRKIVTAAAGNLKKVSLELGGKSPQVVFADADLEAAIPGVASGFLFNHGQTCTAGTRLLVEDTIFDEFTAGVAEHAAGLRIGPGLDPTNDIGPLVSQEQLTKVTGYLDAGIDRGARALAGGGRHGDTGFYVQPTLLVDVQRDFSVYQEEIFGPVAVAVPFNRDRGVREAANDTPYGLAASVWTRDVSTAHRVAAEIKAGTVWVNCHNAFDTALPFGGYKQSGWGRELGEGAIAEYTQTKAVNIAL encoded by the coding sequence ATGACATCCGTGCTCAGCCAGGAACTCGACCCGCGCACCGTCGATTTCACGTCGCGTCCGCGCCAGATGCTCATCGACGGCCAATGGGTCGAGGCGGCGTCGGGACGTCGCTTCGACACCGTCGACCCCGCCACCGAACAGGTCATCACCTCGGTCCCGCACAGCGGTCCCGAGGACGTCGAGCGTGCGGTCGCGGCGGCACGCCGCGCCTTCGACAACGGGCCGTGGCCGGCGCTGACACCCGCCGCGCGGCAGCGTCTGCTGTGGCGCATCGCCGAGGGCATCTCGGCCCGCGCCGATCAGTTCGCCGAGCTGGAGACGCTCGACAACGGCAAGTCGGTGGCCGTCGCCAGGGCCGTCGACGTCACCTGGGCCGCCGAGATCTTCTACTACTACGCGGGCTGGGCCACCAAGATCGAGGGCCGTACCATCCCGGTGTCGGTGCCGTGGGCGCCGGGCAACCGGTTTCACGCGTTCACCCTGCGCGAGCCGGTCGGTGTGTGCGCCCAGATCATCCCGTGGAACTTCCCGCTGGTGATGGCCGCGTTCAAGGTCGCACCGGCGCTGGCCTGCGGCAACACGGTGATCCTCAAACCCGCCGAGCAGACCCCGCTCACCGCGCTGCTGCTCGCCGAGGTCATCGCGGAATCCGGGGTGCCCGCGGGCGTGGTCAACGTGCTGACCGGCTTCGGTGACATCGGCGCGGCGCTGTCCTCGCACGACGGCGTCGACAAGGTCGCGTTCACCGGTTCCACCGAGGTCGGGCGCAAGATCGTCACCGCCGCAGCGGGCAATCTCAAGAAGGTCTCGCTCGAACTCGGCGGCAAGAGCCCACAGGTGGTCTTCGCCGACGCCGATCTGGAAGCCGCCATCCCGGGCGTGGCGAGCGGGTTCCTGTTCAACCACGGCCAGACCTGCACGGCGGGCACCCGGCTGCTGGTCGAGGACACCATCTTCGACGAGTTCACCGCCGGTGTCGCCGAGCACGCCGCGGGCCTGCGCATCGGTCCCGGCCTCGACCCCACCAACGACATCGGCCCGCTGGTCTCGCAGGAACAGCTCACCAAGGTCACCGGATACCTCGACGCGGGCATCGACCGGGGCGCGCGGGCACTCGCCGGTGGCGGCCGCCACGGCGACACCGGTTTCTATGTGCAGCCGACGCTGCTCGTCGACGTGCAGCGCGATTTCAGCGTCTACCAGGAGGAGATCTTCGGGCCGGTCGCCGTCGCGGTCCCGTTCAACCGGGACCGGGGTGTGCGCGAGGCCGCGAACGACACCCCCTACGGGCTCGCCGCCAGCGTGTGGACGCGCGACGTGTCGACCGCGCACCGCGTCGCGGCCGAGATCAAGGCGGGCACCGTCTGGGTGAATTGCCACAACGCGTTCGACACCGCGCTGCCGTTCGGCGGATACAAACAATCCGGCTGGGGACGCGAACTCGGCGAGGGCGCAATTGCCGAATACACCCAGACAAAAGCGGTCAACATCGCGCTCTGA
- a CDS encoding APC family permease: MTTDAVLQPGVTAGDQGHRLAGRLGPTAIVFMVVAAAAPLTVVAGTFPIGIAAGNGAAYPASYIVCTAVLLLFAVGFTAMARHIRGAGAFYTYIAHGFGRHVGLGAAFLALLSYTAVQGGVYGYIGAALDGIVTSHGGPSVPWYLYALVMLAVVGALGYRHIELSGKVLGVLLVCEVGIVLVINLAVVGRGGAEGLSTAVLHPSAFFTGAPGIALIFALAGYIGFEATAVFRDEARDPARTIPRATYVALLLIGGFYTFSSWAMVSAWGDEGAVVKAAQDPEGILPETAVRYVGAVTGDLVQIFLITSLFAALLSFHNVLARYIFSLGNTRALPRRCGRSHSRHSSPHIASVVQTGSALVLILAAVVTHLDPVTQVFAWFVGTASVGIVVLMTITSAAVVVYFRRHRVDTRAWNTLVAPTLGFLGLAVLSVLTAANLPLLVGGSATLAAVIGVLLAGTFVGGIALAVLRPHVAHHPDHENPEIAKEITK, translated from the coding sequence ATGACAACTGACGCCGTGCTCCAACCGGGCGTGACTGCCGGTGATCAGGGGCACCGACTCGCGGGCCGGCTCGGCCCCACCGCAATCGTGTTCATGGTCGTCGCGGCCGCCGCGCCGCTGACCGTCGTCGCAGGCACCTTCCCGATCGGCATCGCCGCGGGCAACGGTGCGGCCTACCCCGCGTCCTACATAGTGTGCACCGCGGTGCTGCTGCTGTTCGCGGTCGGGTTCACCGCCATGGCCCGGCACATCCGCGGCGCGGGCGCGTTCTACACCTACATCGCCCACGGTTTCGGCAGGCATGTCGGCCTCGGCGCGGCGTTCCTCGCGCTGCTGTCCTACACCGCGGTGCAGGGCGGGGTGTACGGCTACATCGGCGCCGCGCTCGACGGCATCGTCACCTCGCACGGCGGCCCGTCGGTGCCGTGGTACCTCTACGCCCTGGTGATGCTGGCGGTGGTCGGCGCGCTGGGGTACCGGCACATCGAGTTGTCCGGAAAGGTGCTCGGCGTCCTGCTGGTCTGCGAGGTCGGCATCGTGCTGGTGATCAACCTCGCGGTGGTCGGCCGCGGCGGCGCCGAGGGCCTCTCCACGGCCGTGCTGCATCCGTCGGCCTTCTTCACCGGCGCACCCGGTATCGCGCTGATCTTCGCGCTCGCAGGCTATATCGGCTTCGAGGCCACCGCGGTGTTCCGCGACGAGGCCCGCGACCCGGCCCGCACCATCCCGCGCGCCACATATGTGGCCCTGCTGCTCATCGGCGGGTTCTACACGTTCTCCAGCTGGGCGATGGTGAGCGCCTGGGGCGATGAGGGCGCGGTGGTCAAAGCCGCGCAGGACCCCGAGGGCATCCTGCCCGAGACCGCGGTGCGCTACGTCGGCGCGGTCACCGGGGATCTGGTCCAGATCTTCCTCATCACAAGCCTTTTCGCGGCCCTGCTCAGCTTCCACAACGTGCTGGCCCGCTACATCTTCTCGCTCGGCAACACCCGCGCGCTGCCGCGCCGGTGCGGTCGGTCCCACTCCAGGCACTCCTCACCGCACATCGCCTCGGTGGTGCAGACCGGCTCGGCACTCGTGCTGATCCTCGCGGCGGTCGTGACCCACCTCGACCCGGTGACGCAGGTGTTCGCGTGGTTCGTCGGAACCGCGTCGGTGGGCATAGTCGTGCTGATGACGATCACGTCGGCCGCGGTGGTGGTCTACTTCCGCCGCCACCGCGTCGACACCAGGGCGTGGAACACGCTCGTCGCACCCACGCTCGGCTTCCTCGGCCTCGCGGTGTTGTCGGTCCTCACCGCGGCGAACCTTCCGCTGCTGGTCGGCGGGTCGGCCACGCTGGCCGCGGTCATCGGCGTCCTGCTGGCCGGAACCTTCGTCGGCGGTATCGCGCTTGCGGTCCTGCGTCCGCACGTCGCGCACCATCCGGATCACGAAAACCCTGAAATCGCAAAGGAGATCACGAAGTGA